One region of Brassica napus cultivar Da-Ae chromosome A10, Da-Ae, whole genome shotgun sequence genomic DNA includes:
- the LOC106370792 gene encoding pathogenesis-related protein PRB1-3-like: MSSSLFRQIFLCISSLVLLCSGDVPSAAGAPSTRAMMRERRNKLQTMEFLNAHNTARVASGASHLRWDQGLARFANDWAKQRKSDCKMTHSGGPHGENIFWYQRSVNWTPKRVVATWVDESLHYDRTTNSCGAGKMCGHYTQIIWRTTTAVGCARVKCDNELGFLVVCEYSPGGNYDGESPFDSPK; this comes from the coding sequence ATGTCGTCTTCGTTGTTTCGTCAAATTTTTCTCTGCATCTCCTCTCTCGTCCTTCTCTGCTCCGGCGATGTTCCCTCCGCCGCAGGAGCTCCCTCTACACGTGCGATGATGCGAGAAAGACGGAACAAGCTGCAAACGATGGAGTTTTTAAACGCGCACAACACAGCGCGGGTAGCTTCAGGCGCGTCGCATCTCAGATGGGATCAAGGCCTGGCCCGTTTCGCAAACGATTGGGCCAAACAACGCAAATCGGATTGCAAAATGACCCATTCGGGTGGGCCCCACGGGGAGAATATATTCTGGTACCAAAGGAGTGTGAACTGGACGCCGAAGAGAGTGGTTGCGACGTGGGTGGATGAAAGCTTGCACTACGATCGGACGACTAACTCGTGCGGAGCTGGTAAGATGTGCGGTCACTATACGCAGATCATTTGGCGCACAACCACAGCCGTTGGATGCGCACGTGTCAAGTGTGACAACGAGCTTGGATTCCTAGTGGTTTGCGAGTATTCACCTGGTGGAAATTACGATGGCGAAAGTCCATTTGATTCGCCTAAATGA
- the LOC106372600 gene encoding uncharacterized protein LOC106372600: MSIIRNAIRSSFSLRTSDPVISRNSLPFLQESRKCLSTVAEQPPSSPSPPPPGSSPVDGVKKPASEGRLYGKFSGFSKHTLRSDVMNILEGCNVTSDDLKFSYMRGGNLNPAGVYVQFPSRSSYDSAMRAIAKKGRLYRLERATQSQWDPIVPYEGKVIALHGLPPNAIIEDIDRFLSGCLFHPGSIQFLTIQGLGSPKRVALVRFTSQTQAMNAYITKNRNFLLNQRITLQVLQ, from the exons ATGAGTATCATCCGCAACGCGATCAGATCGAGTTTCAGCCTCCGGACGTCGGATCCGGTGATCAGTCGTAACTCTCTCCCATTTCTTCAGGAGTCGCGGAAATGTCTATCTACCGTCGCAGAGCAGCCTCCTTCCTCTCCGTCACCACCGCCTCCGGGAAGTTCTCCGGTTGACGGAGTAAAGAAGCCTGCGTCAGAAG GGAGGTTGTATGGGAAATTTTCAGGCTTCTCAAAACATACGCTGAGGAGTGATGTCATGAACATACTTGAAGGATGCAATGTGACATCAGATGATCTCAAGTTCAGCTACATGCGCGGTGGAAACTTGAATCCTGCAGGAGT TTATGTGCAATTCCCTTCCCGTTCATCATATGATAGTGCAATGCGGGCGATTGCCAAGAAGGGAAGGCTATACAGATTAGAAAGG GCTACTCAGTCTCAGTGGGATCCCATTGTTCCTTACGAAGGCAAAGTG ATTGCGTTACATGGCCTTCCGCCGAATGCTATAATCGAAGACATAGATAGGTTCTTATCCGGCTGTCTTTTTCATCCTGGATCCATCCAGTTCCTCACCAT TCAAGGACTCGGAAGTCCTAAGAGGGTGGCACTGGTGCGGTTCACATCACAGACCCAGGCGATGAATGCGTACATTACAAAGAACAGGAACTTCCTTCTCAACCAACGAATCACGTTGCAAGTTCTGCAGTAA
- the LOC106372603 gene encoding uncharacterized protein LOC106372603 produces the protein MSTLGCDSHGVLNDAEFSKPMPSIGLYVAIASLLCALAMATDLLHGFLHRKFWFPCKYFSLNATSLTFIGVGIKLSVDLNTSMPSRHDQLSKLSSSVFVCTVMGNSMPSLGSMDNKDLLMNLVALAILVVTDVVNICIQLGTGAIYVFKEEHFMVVLLMILMLVILSFSATTVPTTKRILETKYKKKYEVALKCPLATERTTVAKKIQQDLSKFWMMAHTSSPQFVMARSVTCTASGFFCLLSAVTLGEAVVRSYLLRPGTTTTLEFCRGDSDYKWSTSLVLVCQGSAVAVGTVAPAIRWFTAVKFRCPIRGSRSYRDEFRVESYWTQWFSEKKQRPLPLSRLSILKDRSCRKTAHDAKRWLLDVCIGVQYVIVFASKIIRYVSVYCVSRILICLHLAFRATGRSTVSHVDSEMSGGGSRQELASFVLHLEGEDELVDLMVRSNREATDHWVKKGRKNQPVNLIELLEATTKISKGFEGIREFDSSEVASLAPSGEPPNCWALPLVTMTAIALALANVKPKLLNAVSEALDSVNKFECVLDTGGELANLRKAAEVVWLGVDLYHKWFDVDLRKLSKQEKSPEETLRELAEVAKREFSESWQMNLMVCMKHKPSHWPIKTLAANSMYRICQTILLNYETRDYGTREALLRKLETTISDIVSGCFCNVVQVVSVKCLVTAVEVREESVRGAALHLGRTEKILEIVERRRLPELRCDQMKNIDEWRAFYKMNSSECNSSKTVSSESNEVCITVD, from the coding sequence ATGAGTACCCTCGGATGCGACTCCCATGGCGTCTTAAACGACGCAGAGTTCAGCAAACCTATGCCTTCGATTGGTTTATACGTAGCCATCGCTTCGCTCCTCTGCGCACTAGCCATGGCCACCGATCTCCTCCACGGCTTCCTCCACCGAAAATTCTGGTTCCCCTGTAAGTACTTCTCCCTCAACGCGACTTCCCTGACTTTCATCGGCGTCGGGATCAAACTCTCAGTAGATCTCAACACCTCCATGCCTAGTCGCCACGACCAGCTATCCAAGCTCAGCAGCAGCGTCTTCGTCTGCACAGTGATGGGCAACTCGATGCCTTCTCTTGGTTCAATGGACAACAAAGATCTTTTAATGAACCTCGTGGCCTTAGCGATCCTCGTGGTCACAGACGTCGTCAACATCTGTATTCAGCTAGGTACAGGCGCCATCTACGTCTTCAAAGAAGAACACTTCATGGTCGTCCTCCTCATGATACTTATGCTAGTGATCTTGAGTTTCTCCGCGACCACGGTCCCTACCACGAAGAGGATCTTGGAGACCAAATACAAGAAGAAGTACGAGGTGGCTTTGAAGTGCCCTTTGGCTACAGAGAGAACAACTGTAGCGAAAAAGATTCAGCAAGATTTGTCAAAGTTCTGGATGATGGCTCACACTAGTAGTCCTCAGTTCGTGATGGCACGTTCCGTCACGTGCACTGCTTCTGGCTTCTTCTGTCTTCTTAGCGCCGTTACGCTTGGTGAAGCTGTTGTCCGGTCTTACTTGCTGAGACCGGGGACGACGACGACGCTTGAGTTTTGCCGAGGTGATTCTGATTATAAATGGTCGACCTCTCTGGTTCTCGTTTGTCAGGGGAGTGCTGTAGCTGTAGGGACTGTCGCTCCTGCGATTCGTTGGTTCACAGCTGTTAAGTTCAGGTGTCCGATTAGAGGGAGTAGGAGTTATAGAGACGAGTTTCGAGTAGAGAGTTACTGGACGCAGTGGTTCTCTGAGAAGAAACAACGTCCCTTACCCTTGAGCCGTCTTTCGATTCTCAAAGATCGCAGCTGCAGGAAGACAGCGCACGATGCGAAACGCTGGCTGTTGGATGTGTGTATAGGTGTGCAGTATGTTATAGTGTTTGCCAGCAAGATCATCCGTTACGTCTCTGTCTACTGCGTGAGCAGAATCTTGATTTGTCTTCATTTGGCGTTCAGAGCGACGGGTAGAAGTACAGTCTCTCACGTTGACTCGGAGATGTCTGGTGGTGGTTCGAGACAGGAGCTGGCGAGCTTTGTACTGCATCTTGAAGGAGAGGACGAGCTTGTGGATTTGATGGTGAGGAGCAATAGGGAGGCTACTGATCATTGGGTAAAGAAGGGTAGAAAGAACCAGCCGGTGAATCTGATAGAGCTCTTGGAAGCGACGACGAAGATTTCGAAAGGGTTTGAAGGGATTAGAGAGTTTGACAGCAGCGAGGTGGCTTCTCTTGCACCGTCGGGAGAGCCGCCTAACTGCTGGGCTCTCCCGTTGGTGACAATGACAGCCATCGCTCTAGCTCTCGCCAACGTCAAGCCGAAGTTGCTTAACGCTGTCAGCGAGGCGCTAGACTCTGTTAACAAGTTTGAATGCGTCTTAGATACAGGAGGAGAGTTAGCTAACCTCAGGAAAGCTGCTGAGGTAGTTTGGCTAGGAGTTGATCTCTACCACAAGTGGTTCGATGTGGATCTTCGGAAACTATCTAAGCAGGAGAAGAGTCCTGAAGAGACGCTTAGGGAGCTAGCTGAAGTGGCGAAGAGAGAGTTTTCGGAGTCCTGGCAGATGAACTTGATGGTGTGTATGAAGCACAAGCCTTCTCATTGGCCCATCAAGACTCTAGCTGCCAACTCCATGTACAGAATCTGTCAAACCATTCTTCTCAATTACGAAACGAGAGACTACGGAACAAGGGAAGCTCTGTTGAGGAAGCTGGAAACCACAATCTCGGACATAGTTTCAGGCTGTTTCTGCAACGTGGTGCAAGTTGTGTCTGTTAAGTGTTTGGTGACGGCTGTTGAAGTGAGGGAGGAATCGGTTAGAGGAGCGGCTCTGCATCTCGGGAGAACAGAGAAGATTCTAGAGATTGTAGAGAGGAGACGATTACCTGAACTGAGATGTGATCAGATGAAGAATATTGATGAGTGGAGAGCGTTCTACAAGATGAACTCTTCTGAGTGTAATAGCAGCAAGACAGTTTCTTCCGAGTCAAATGAAGTGTGCATCACTGTTGACTAA
- the LOC106372602 gene encoding protein MODIFIER OF SNC1 11 → MASNGVKDTTTAENGSGLTKKILDLNTAEPDDILDGGEVKGLLSDSADVSGEKKEESDSKAIGAGSGDVSSPVDDVQKKIRRAERFGVSVKLTEEEKRNSRAERFGTVAAAVKGSEGTKKAEELKRKARADRFGVPASSSSTTKADNTEEEAKKKARLARFGKDTKADSAEEDKRKARALRFSKPASDSSSELPGKLNVGKEAAGNAA, encoded by the exons ATGGCGAGCAACGGAGTGAAGGACACGACTACGGCGGAGAATGGCTCGGGGCTTACTAAGAAGATCCTCGACCTCAACACGGCGGAGCCAGATGACATCCTCGACGGAGGAGAAGTCAAGGGATTATTATCGGATTCTGCTGATGTTTCCGGTGAGAAGAAGGAAGAATCCGACTCCAAGGCTATTGGAGCTGGTTCTGGTGATGTATCATCTCCCGTCGATGATGTTCAGAAGAAGATTCGACGTGCTGAGAGGTTTGGCGTTTCTGTGAAGCTAACCGAAGAGGAGAAACGCAATTCTCGTGCTGAGAG GTTTGGGACTGTAGCAGCAGCGGTGAAAGGCTCAGAGGGAACGAAGAAAGCTGAGGAGTTGAAGCGAAAGGCTAGAGCTGACAGATTTGGGGTTcctgcatcatcatcatccactaCTAAAGCTGATAACACTGAGGAAGAGGCCAAGAAGAAAGCTAGGCTCGCTCGTTTCGGGAAGGATACTAAAGCTGATTCGGCTGAGGAAGATAAACGCAAAGCTAGGGCATTGAG GTTTTCAAAGCCTGCTTCTGATTCATCTTCAGAGTTACCTGGGAAGCTTAACGTTGGCAAG GAGGCAGCAGGAAACGCTGCATAA
- the LOC106370723 gene encoding uncharacterized protein LOC106370723 — protein MFPSLALATAPMPLTIISARRRSQVTQLYAKKTKPEKNRAPTTSTSGFSGRTSKELTWQCIEGCGACCKLAKDFAFATPDEIFDDPVDVELYRSMIGDDGWCINYDKATRKCSIYADRPYFCRVEPEVFKTLYGIEEKKFNKEACSCCIDTIKTIHGPDSKELDNFNRAIRSSPSSS, from the exons ATGTTTCCTTCGCTTGCGTTAGCGACGGCACCAATGCCCTTGACGATAATCTCTGCAAGGAGACGGTCCCAAGTCACGCAACTTTACGCAAAGAAAACCAAACCGGAGAAGAACCGGGCACCGACGACGTCGACGAGCGGTTTCTCTGGTAGAACATCGAAGGAGCTGACGTGGCAGTGCATAGAAGGCTGTGGAGCTTGCTGTAAGCTTGCGAAGGACTTCGCTTTCGCCACACCTGACGAAATCTTCGACGACCCTGTTGACGTTGAG cTGTATCGAAGTATGATTGGTGATGATGGATGGTGCATAAACTACGATAAAGCTACACGCAAATGCTCCATTTATGCTG ATCGTCCATATTTCTGCCGGGTTGAGCCAGAGGTTTTCAAGACTCTCTACGGTatcgaagaaaaaaaattcaacaaggAAGCTTGCAG cTGCTGCATTGATACCATTAAGACGATTCATGGCCCAGATTCCAAAGAACTAGATAATTTCAACCGTGCTATCAGAAGTAGTCCAAGCTCGAGTTAG
- the LOC111201544 gene encoding probable protein phosphatase 2C 67: MVKPFWRIGSGTERSKISPTKNDGLTWYKDLGLHAFGEFSMAMIQANSVMEDQCQIESGPLTFNNLAVQGTFVGVYDGHGGPDASRFIADNIFPNLKKFASEGGEVSEDVIRNAFAETDEDFLNAVKKQWRKNPQMASVGSCCLAGVICNGLVYIANAGDSRAVLGRYERGGGVRAVQLSVEHNANVESARQELWSMHPNDPDILVMKHRMWRVKGIIQVTKSIGDAYLKRAEFNREPLLPKFRVAEHFTRPILSADPSVTVTRLKQEDEFMILASDGLWEHLSNQEAVDIVHNSPRQGIARRLLKAALKEAAKKREMRYSDLQEILPGVRRHFHDDITVIVVYLNTQTNGWASPLSIRGGYP, translated from the exons ATGGTTAAACCCTTTTGGAGAATAGGTTCCGGTACTGAGAGAAGTAAGATCAGTCCAACAAAGAATGATGGCTTGACATGGTATAAAGACCTTGGCCTTCACGCCTTTGGAGAGTTTTCGATGGCGATGATCCAAGCCAACAGTGTGATGGAGGATCAGTGCCAGATCGAATCAGGGCCATTGACGTTCAACAATCTTGCAGTCCAAGGCACGTTCGTTGGAGTTTACGATGGTCATGGAGGTCCAGACGCTTCCAGATTCATTGCAGACAACATCTTCCCCAACTTAAAGA AGTTTGCCTCCGAGGGTGGAGAGGTTTCCGAGGACGTGATTAGGAACGCGTTTGCAGAGACAGACGAAGATTTTCTCAACGCAGTGAAGAAGCAATGGCGCAAGAACCCCCAGATGGCATCTGTGGGGTCATGTTGCTTGGCAGGAGTGATATGCAACGGTCTGGTGTACATCGCAAACGCAGGAGACTCAAGGGCTGTGTTGGGACGATATGAGAGAGGTGGTGGAGTGAGAGCTGTTCAGTTATCAGTAGAGCACAATGCAAACGTAGAGTCTGCGAGACAAGAGTTGTGGTCAATGCATCCTAATGACCCTGACATCCTTGTGATGAAGCACCGTATGTGGCGTGTGAAAGGCATCATCCAG gTCACAAAATCTATTGGGGATGCATATCTCAAAAGAGCAGAGTTCAATAGAGAGCCGTTGCTTCCCAAATTCAGAGTAGCAGAACATTTCACCAGGCCAATACTAAGCGCGGATCCATCAGTTACGGTTACTAGGCTTAAACAAGAAGATGAGTTTATGATTCTTGCTTCAGATGGGCTTTGGGAGCATCTTAGCAACCAGGAAGCTGTTGATATTGTACATAACTCCCCTCGCCAA GGAATAGCAAGGAGACTACTCAAAGCTGCATTGAAGGAAGCAGcaaagaaaagagagatgagATACTCAGACTTGCAAGAGATCCTTCCTGGTGTGAGAAGGCATTTCCATGACGACATAACTGTTATTGTTGTCTATCTCAACACACAAACCAATGGTTGGGCTTCTCCACTGTCAATTAGAGGTGGCTACCCATGA
- the LOC106370724 gene encoding E3 ubiquitin-protein ligase SGR9, amyloplastic, with the protein MRSEKRSTHTRSNMEEENNTIIMTSLSTLSPSHLTNLTHTILSLSHHHRRRLASVLSSPTLFSLTLRHLLSLSLPQKTLLIATHLLSLLHPLLLHRNHHSLPSSAAAMKLRDLDAVVLLLFLCETHQLDPDVLEASADNWREILGAMCSDTMLNSISGLWTCDAGILMPYIETLVRCKRFVDIMGGYHHRRLRGEKEGYEIPAARAAVVALRGVEVLNAAGEVECVICKEEMSEGRDVCEMPCQHLFHWKCILPWLSKRNTCPFCRFQLPTDDVFSEIQRLWDILVKTSELHVA; encoded by the coding sequence ATGAGAAGTGAGAAACGAAGCACACACACAAGATCCAATAtggaagaagaaaacaacaCAATCATCATGACGTCACTCTCTACTCTTTCTCCTTCACACCTCACGAATCTTACTCACACCATTCTTTCTCTCTCCCACCACCACCGCCGTCGTCTCGCCTCCGTCCTCTCCTCTCCGACGCTTTTCTCCCTCACTCTCCGCCACCTCCTTTCTCTCTCCCTTCCTCAGAAAACCCTCCTCATCGCTACTCACCTCCTTTCTCTTCTCCACCCTCTCCTACTCCACCGTAACCACCACTCTCTCCCCTCCTCCGCCGCCGCTATGAAGCTCCGGGACCTCGACGCGGTGGTGCTCCTCCTCTTTCTCTGCGAAACGCATCAGCTAGATCCAGATGTTCTAGAAGCTTCAGCTGATAATTGGCGGGAAATCCTCGGTGCTATGTGCTCTGACACTATGTTAAACAGTATCTCCGGTCTATGGACTTGCGACGCCGGAATCTTGATGCCTTACATAGAAACTCTAGTTAGGTGCAAAAGATTCGTCGACATAATGGGAGGCTACCACCACCGTCGTCTACGAGGAGAGAAAGAAGGATATGAAATCCCGGCGGCTAGAGCGGCTGTGGTGGCGCTACGCGGGGTTGAGGTGTTGAACGCCGCCGGAGAAGTAGAATGCGTGATTTGCAAGGAAGAGATGAGTGAAGGAAGAGATGTTTGTGAAATGCCATGTCAGCATTTGTTCCATTGGAAGTGTATTTTGCCATGGCTTAGCAAGAGGAACACGTGTCCTTTCTGTAGGTTTCAACTTCCCACCGACGATGTCTTCTCCGAGATCCAGCGGCTATGGGACATCCTCGTCAAGACCAGCGAGTTACACGTGGCGTGA
- the LOC106370007 gene encoding uncharacterized protein LOC106370007, with protein MRDTHVSLWISLPLFPLKLSSSSSVSLVKKNKREVRTKTNQQKQIKMTIRNMLIWRNLLFWFLSNTLIPGSVRAQSITLNSIEIFTKHDWFKLKHTVYFQCKGENKTVLPDVTKSDILYTFRGQESWQPMTEISGEKCKRCGIYEQGSLISDKEFDEWELCPSDFSASQIYMHFKEKEINATFVCHGCAKLDSVSAGATTGSSSKEEGDNGSKVAIAIVAGVLCATLVVVGGVFMFRHSKRMKLQRDQARFMKLFEENDEPEDELGLEPVL; from the exons ATGCGTGACACGCACGTGTCGTTGTGGATCTCTCTCCCTCTTTTTCCTCTGAAGCTTTCTTCTTCGTCCTCTGTTTccttggtaaaaaaaaataaaagagaggtTCGAacgaaaacaaatcaacaaaagcAAATAAAAATGACGATTAGGAATATGTTGATCTGGAGAAATCTTCTTTTCTGGTTCCTCTCAAATACGTTGATTCCAG GATCTGTTAGAGCACAATCTATCACACTGAACTCCATCGAGATATTCACGAAGCATGACTGGTTCAAACTCAAACACACGGTCTACTTCCAATGCAAAGGAGAGAACAAGACTGTTCTTCCTGATGTTACCAAATCAGATATATTGTACACTTTTCGCGGTCAAGAATCATGGCAG CCTATGACAGAGATCAGTGGCGAGAAATGTAAGAGATGCGGAATCTATGAACAAGGCAGTCTGATATCAGACAAAGAGTTTGATGAATGGGAGCTTTGTCCATCTGATTTCTCTGCTAGCCAAATCTATATGCACTTTAAGGAAAAAGAGATCAATGCTACTTTTGTCTGCCACGGTTGTGCCAAGCTTGACTCCG TATCTGCTGGAGCAACGACGGGTTCAAGTTCAAAAGAGGAAGGAGATAATGGGTCAAAAGTTGCGATAGCGATTGTGGCAGGGGTGTTGTGTGCAACTCTTGTTGTGGTTGGAGGGGTATTCATGTTTAGGCACTCAAAGAGGATGAAACTGCAGCGAGATCAAGCAAGGTTTATGAAGCTGTTTGAGGAAAATGATGAACCTGAAGATGAACTTGGACTTGAACCTGTGCTATGA